The Setaria viridis chromosome 9, Setaria_viridis_v4.0, whole genome shotgun sequence sequence CCGGGCGATGATGGCGCCCGTGGGGATCAGGATGCCCCAGGCCACCGCGTTCAGGATTCCGTGGATCTGCAGCACGTTTCAGTCAAGGTTAGAAGTGCTGGGCGCCAAAATCGTCTGTGTTACGTCAGGAAGCAGGAAATTTGTCATCACGCATCAACTTTTGAAGTGGCTAGCAGGTTCGTTCAACTACTACTCCCCAGAAAGACGTGCCGTTGCTTCTGGGAATTGGATTCTGACCCCCATCCTTTTGATTTCTAGTCTAGCATGAATGGATGATAAGAGAAAAAGCAAACCACCACCCCGCTATATATCCCACATCAATCCGGTTGGTGAAGCAAGCAAATCGAGTTTTATTAGACCATCTGGCAGATTTTATATGTCACGTCTAAACTGATGCGATCGATCATGTAGCTTTCATACTTCCTGTCATCTCCAACCCAGCCGCCTCTCAATCAACACCACGTCGCCGTCATCTACTTGATCGCTCATCCTAATAACTTATAGAAACCTAACGTCTGAATAAGTCGACGAGGAGAAGAGGCAATCAATCAaacattaaaaaattatacaaaataTCGTCTTGCTGTTATCTGTTTCGTTGGATAATTAGTCAAGGTAACCGGAGGGGAAGAACCGGAGAAGAGAAATGGAGGAGGAGCTTACATTTCTGCGGCGGAGCCTGGAGTTGGACGCCCCGGTGCTGGAGCCTGAGAGGAAGTCCAGCCTGGTGGCGCTCGCCAAgttcgccggcgccgtcgggtGCGGCGCTATTTGCCCGCTGCTGAGCGACCCGGCCTGCCACACCGTGTTCTGCTGGGTGGCGTTCCCGGGCAGCGCGATGGTGGCGAAGATGGTGTACGCGCCGCCGGAGTACTCGACGGTGGGCGCGACGGGCACGTTGAACTTGAGGGTCGCGGGCTGCAGGCTGGGCGACGTGGAGTCGAGGTTGGTCATGAGGACGGAAGGGGAGCCGCTGCTCTGCGTCGCGACGAAGACGCTGCTGCCGACCATGCCGCGGCTGTTGGGGTTGATGCCCCAGCCGACCCAGCCGTCGGCGCCCGACTGCGCCCGGAACGCGATGTCGGCGGTGCCGTTCTCCGGGTGGTACGTCCAGTGCAGGCTGGCGCCGAGCGTCGGCATGCTGTTGCACCGCCCGAAGGTCCGGCCGTTGCTGAACCTCGCGGATAGGCAGTCCTGCGCCGTCGCGGCGGACGCCAGGAGGAGCATGGCGGCGCCGACAAGGAGCCACGCCGTGTGGCCTGGCCGCGCCATGGCTACTGGTACCCGGAGCACCTGGCTTGAGCTGTCGTTGATGATTCGAGAGGTGCCGATGCAACGGGAGGTGAAGGCTTGAAGCTGCAGCTGGTGAAGACGGGAAAGGGCAGCCGTGCTATATGTAATGGTGGTGGCACGCTCGCGAGCGCGCGCGGTTGTTGGGAGGTTGTCGTGTGCGTGGAAGGTTCGGTCGGGGCTGACCCGGTCAACAGTTTTTGCAGTCTCATCTGGGGATTTCATTTCCCATCTCTACGAAACAGCACACAACGGCCTGGCTGCTACTTTTAAGTTTTCGAACGTGTTGATACGACGTGGTCTTCTCTTAGGCGCTGAATAATCGAGGTAGTATTTTTCATTTGGGACAAGCGTGTGTTGAATGTTCCAGGGAGGATATAATACGGCGAGTTCAGATTATTTGGACTGAAACAACTGGGACATGCTGTAAACATGGCATGATTACAGGCATATGCTCTAGGATTTTTGTTTTAACATAATAACAGATAATGTCAGCTACCATTTCAGCAAAGAAGGCTGTGCTAGCTTCAGCTGCTGTACAAAAGGGAAAGGCAAGTCCACCGTATGTCCGAACAAGAGGAACGGACCCATCGCAAAAATCCCTGCCATGCCATGGTGAGTTGGGCGCGTAGTCATGTACCTGCCCCCGGAGTGCGGGGGCATACCTTTTCCACGGTTTTAGCGGGGGCGTGGCCCGGTTCCACGCCGCCGAGTTGCCGAGAGTTGTTGAGGGAGGCTGGCCAACAAGGCAACTAGGCAGCGATAGAAGAATTCAGATAAGAGGATTAGGTGAGGCTGCAGGGGCAAGTTCATTACTGTAGACCGTGTTCCCCTCGGTCAACTCGATCACAGctcttgtgtgttgtgttatTGTACTTGTagcttccttttccttctcgtGCGGCTATCCTTTTCGTACGCTTCAGGCAATAGCATTGTTTGGAGAGAATTGGGCATGTGTTCTTTGGCCTTTGCAATTGTTTGACGAGCAATCGAGTATGCTTGGGAATGGGGACTTGGGACAGCTCAGTCGTttcattttaaatttaaaaAGCGGCCACTGTGCTGTCTAAAGGCTCCGAAATATCTCGAGCTGTTGGTACAAGCTTATCTTGGGCTTCTTGCACAATATATCTAAACTCCCCAAAAATCTTAACATTCCCCAACTTgaatctctctttttctttaacAGTTCTTCTTCCACTTGCATCTTTTTTTCCAACAAGTGTATTGTAAATTTGATTGGCTGCCGATGCGCTTTCGCTGCGTGCATGAGAGCACGCGACATgtgcccggcggccggcgcggacgGGTTCGTCTCCCAAATCTACGCAGAACGCACGGAGGACAGCAGTTGGAGGCGGCCGGGGGTATAGTCTCCACGaagtcttcgtcttcctcaggcGCGTGCCATATGGACGCCGGCCACCCACGCGTTCCATTCCCTTTCTGATCAAGACATGGTTAGCAGTTAAGACACCGCTCACGGTCGACTCGTTCTTGTTCTTCACATAGATTAGTCCTAGTAACTCCAACGCAACGCAGCTTCTGCTCATATGGGTTGATGATGCAATCTGCCAGTAGATCTTGCACCTTGGATCTTCCGTTTAGTTGTAGATGTGTTGGTTTTCACGGTCGATTTTGACTGCTGCATGTACTGTCTGTATTCGGACTGTATGCAGTATGTAGATACTCGTAGATTACGAGACAGAAACACTGGCGACACTTCAGATGTACCGTAGCAAAATTCAAACTCTGACTCATACATGTTGACGGCCAGCTCAGCTCTGGGCTTCAGTTTACATCGCAAGTTGTAGGTGCCTGCACCTGCAAGGACGACGCCACCGTATAACGCCGATCTTGAGTACTGGATTGAGCAGACTGACTGAAAGGGTTTAGACTTGGTGATGAGAAGCCGAACACGAAATCACCGTGACGACAAAGCCTGAAGACTTTTTGAGATGAAAGTCGCTTTCATATAGTATTCAACTTTGCAGATGGCCGTGAGGATTGCGATGTTAATTGCGCATGCTTGTAGTACTATTGAACAACTCGGTAAAAATAAATTTCCTTTGCAAGATGAGACGGAAAACCAAACTGCTACAGTAACTGGATAGTAAACCTTTATGCGTAGCAAAGCAAGAAATGAAAACGCCACGGCTTTGCCAAACCTGCCCAACTCGGCAACTCACTACCAGTCCTCTTCACCATAACGAGCTCATTTTACTGCACCTTCTTTTTCTCAGAACAGTGCTATTAATTTGCTGGTATTTGATAGTACAGTCAAATACCACCGTTAAGTCGCATTCTACTACGTATGGATGCTGATTGCTGAAGAACAAGTGTCAGAAGCATTACAGTTAAGCCGCATTCTACTACGTGTGGTACGTGTCCCACTTTTTGCTCGAGACACATCGTACTCCGATGTTTATTATATTTAGCAGTCTTCACCACCGTTTCACGATCAACAATATATGGGGCACACACCTTTTAGCTTGCGAGAACGATCTAACGAGACAATCCATTTGCACCAAGAAATCATTCGTTCGATCATGTACTTGTACATTTCATGCGTCAAAGTGTTGATGATTATCAGATTTGAGACACTAGTTAGCGtctctttcgaaaaaaaaatattggcacACGACCGTTTTTtgcgttttttttttacttttctgGCCTTTTTAATTGAAAAGCCGAAGACATATCAGCCTGCTAACCTACTTATGCTCTCCAATTTTGTACTCAGTAGTACTCTCTGCTAGTTCCTACAAGAACAAACATTTATAACATAATGCATGATTCAAACATAGATAAGGAAAAGAGGGAATGGATGATAcatgattctttttttcctttttttccctatcTAACTATTGATGCGAAAACATAGTCGATGAAGTAAACATTTAACCACATTTTGAACAGTGGACTAAAGTTTGAATATATGCAAGAACAGAACAAGCAACGATGGTTGGTGGCAACGCCACGAAACATCAAAAAGAATAAGGCAGCTGGTTTACTCTTCATTCTGTCGTTGTCTTACTTTTCATCTCTGTGGTGGTCTTACTGAAAATTCATAGAACAATTTGTGAGgtccaaaaaaatatatatgctgGAATATACAGCCATGCATAAAAAATTCGAAACTACGTATCAACTACTTTTCTCTGCATCTCAGGGAACGCTTCTTTTAAGTTATCCACTTATCCGTATTGTGAGAATAGATTGGTGGGGTTATAACTGAAAAGTCTACCACTCGTGCGTTTGCTTTCTCGATTCACATTAACCGTAGGTAAGACAGGGTGCGACATGTAAGGTGATTTCCATCATTGACTGCCACGCTTATTTTCCAGGGCTTTGGAAAGGAATACAATATTCAGCACAGGACTGTAAAAACTATCTGTTCTATACACATACAACTGCAGTTTTTCATAGTCAGTCTTCATAGAACACGAGAAAGCGTGTCTCTGTTTAAATACACAATGAACTACTCGGACTGATTCCTAACGTGAAGCATCATTACTGACATCAGGTGGTCACAACAAAAGATAATACAATGGGAGGTAGTTGTTGATGATCTCACATTAAGGTTTGCTAGCTCTAACGGAAGCATATGCTACCAGTACACATCGTTCACATACTACTAGCTAGTACAAACAGTAGAATAAGTTctgcggcctgttcgcttcagcttattcagccggcttatcagccatcaaacagtgttttcctctcacaacaaatcagccgtttcagcttttcagccagcttataagctgaagcgaacagatcCCTGGTAAAGACTAAGCAAACTATGGAGGAAGGAACGAAGGTGCCAAGCAGGATCACTTATACGTCAGCAAGCCATACGACTTGTACTAGGAACTGGTCGTTGGGATTTGACTTTTGTACTAGTCGGTCAAAGTGTAACGTGATGCAGGAGTGTGGATAAGAACAGCAtattcagaaatcagaacagGATACGGAGTGTATGTTAGCTCCTTAGTTTATAAGAGAAACATATAGTCACGTTGATAAAAAAGAAAGATGTTGCTTGCATGTCGCTGCAACTGCAAGGTCCGAACAAGCAGTTGGCTAGTTGGGTTCCATGGCTACTAGCCTACTACAGTATTTCTTGTTGACCTCCGTTTTGCAGCACGAAACGCGCTTTCATCCCTTCTATACGCCTAGCTGGGTCGTCGTCTATTGTGAACTGTTCACCTGTGATTCTGTGAAGAACCGTTGGTTGTTCACCTAGTAGCTGGTAGTTGGCACCAGTAAAGCACCGTTGGTTGTTCACCTACTCATCCTTATTCCGTAATGCTCAGGATCTAGAAGGTCGAAAATACTTTCCCCTGTCGCATGCTACTTTTCATCCGCAAGACAAGTGACAACCTTCAGTGTTTTCTTTGGATACCTGGAACCTACTACAAGTACAAGGGCAAGACTTCACCCTGCAGGCCTCGCATTTCTTCAGAGCTATGCATGCTGTGTGCATTTGACACTGGCGCCGCAGCAACACAGGCCAAGCCTGGTTAGGTTGAGGCCTGCAGCGATTATCTGAGAGAAAAACCCTCCGGTCAGGATGTGTCCGGGTACACGCATCCGTCCGTACATGCCGAGGCTGTAGCA is a genomic window containing:
- the LOC117838086 gene encoding cytochrome b561 and DOMON domain-containing protein At5g47530 encodes the protein MARPGHTAWLLVGAAMLLLASAATAQDCLSARFSNGRTFGRCNSMPTLGASLHWTYHPENGTADIAFRAQSGADGWVGWGINPNSRGMVGSSVFVATQSSGSPSVLMTNLDSTSPSLQPATLKFNVPVAPTVEYSGGAYTIFATIALPGNATQQNTVWQAGSLSSGQIAPHPTAPANLASATRLDFLSGSSTGASNSRLRRRNIHGILNAVAWGILIPTGAIIARYLRVFESADPAWFYLHIACQCSGYILGVAGWGLGLKLGSESVGVTYHPHRNIGIAIFCLATLQVFALLLRPDKKNKYRLYWNIYHHSVGYSVIILGAINIFKGLDILKPASGYKTAYIAVLATLGGIALCLEAITWPIAIRKRKRDANKATNGNAGWQQGA